The DNA segment GGTGAGAAGTCCGTCATACCCAGCGTACGGACCAGGGAGCCGGCCCAGGTGACCGCGGGCAGCAGCAGCGGCACGGTGGGCCGCCCGAGCCGCCGGGAGCACTGCGAGAGCAGCAGCACCCCGTCCCCGGCGATGTTGAACGTGCCGCTGTTGAGGGTGCCCCGGCGCGGCTCGTGCGCGGCGAGCCGCAGCACCTCCACCACGTCGTCCTCGTGCACGAACTGGAGCCGCGGGTCGTAGCCGAACACGGTCGGCAGCACCGGCAGCGCGAAGTACGAGGCGAGCGGGGTGTCCGCGGCGGGACCGAGGATGTTGGCGAACCGGAGCACGCACACGGCCACATCGGGCCGCCGCCGGGCGAACCCGCGCACATAGCCCTCGACCTCGACGGTGTCCTTGGCGAACCCGCCGCTGGGCAGTGACTTGGCCGGGGTGGTCTCGGTGAACACGGCGGGGTCGCGCGGCGCGGAGCCGTACACATTGGTGCTGGACTTGATCACCAGCCGCCGCACCGCCGGCGACTTCTGGCAGGCACCGAGCAGCTGCATGGTGCCGATGACGTTGGTCTCCTTGACCGTGGCGCGGTTGCCGCCGCCCAGCGCGGTGCCGGTGACATCGAGGTGGACGACGGTGTCGGCGCCGGTCTCGGCGAGCACCCGGGCCATGGTCGGCTGCCGGATGTCGGCCTGGACGAAGTCGGCGCCGCCGAGCTGGTGCGCGGGCGGCACCGCGTCCACCGCGATCACCCGCTCGACCTCCGGGTCCCGCTGGATCCGCCGCACGAACCGGCCGCCAAGCTGCCGGGCGACCCCGGTGACGAGCACGACCCTCCCCAAGATCAGCGCCTTCCTTCCGGCGTTACCTCACGTCCGCGTTCCCCGTGGGGGCCAACTTAGCGGGTGGACGTCGCGCTGTGACGACTGCCCGATGCGCGAGGTGACGGAAATTCCCCGGCCGGAGTCGGCCGGATCACCACCGCTTGGCCGGGGATACACCTGTGGCCCCCCATCATTGCCGATGGGGGGCCACAGAACACGCTCTCGCGTCGCCGCTTACTTCTTGTTGCGGCGCTGAACGCGCGTGCGCTTGAGCAGCTTGCGGTGCT comes from the Streptomyces sp. SUK 48 genome and includes:
- a CDS encoding NAD-dependent epimerase/dehydratase family protein, encoding MGRVVLVTGVARQLGGRFVRRIQRDPEVERVIAVDAVPPAHQLGGADFVQADIRQPTMARVLAETGADTVVHLDVTGTALGGGNRATVKETNVIGTMQLLGACQKSPAVRRLVIKSSTNVYGSAPRDPAVFTETTPAKSLPSGGFAKDTVEVEGYVRGFARRRPDVAVCVLRFANILGPAADTPLASYFALPVLPTVFGYDPRLQFVHEDDVVEVLRLAAHEPRRGTLNSGTFNIAGDGVLLLSQCSRRLGRPTVPLLLPAVTWAGSLVRTLGMTDFSPEQFRLLTHGRVVDTVQMRDTLGFTPRFTTAEAFADFARGQGAGLLPPEAVAGAVDRIAALALPGGGRPTTQSADRGAR
- a CDS encoding AURKAIP1/COX24 domain-containing protein, whose protein sequence is MGSVIKKRRKRMAKKKHRKLLKRTRVQRRNKK